The Candidatus Hydrogenedens sp. genome includes a window with the following:
- a CDS encoding PASTA domain-containing protein, giving the protein MNKRNKVKFIVLILLFALLPLKLVAQQKVSYRLDIYLVGGGTVSPPPGTYYYPKDTIVFLSATPNADWAFDHWEGNISGTDLYTQVTMDGPKAVTAVFVEPDCLLTITHSGDAVGTTFPSAGVYGFVNGRTVGISVATTDGVYFGGWSGDAYGSSEFILVTMNSNKYIDARFTSTGHILNMYVVGEGGTVPSPLGNPHRYSSDVLVDVESQQTNPLWRLDHWEGDIDENDPRSNPIYNLPMDRDRNITAVFILKPYYNLTIEIIGEGNVSLRVGYDTPIILTPGVYIYNYLEWSYIRLEAIETTTGWKFLRWQGDYGDTSPTYPRCSFSMDQDRYVRCLFTDKTQVPDVVGSTQSEATSAITNAWLNVGDITQVCNDEYPSGYVFDQNPSAGTTVEINTTVSLWISTGPCPVPVPDVTGKTQTEAESELNAVGLMLGNVSEQCSNEVEQDIIISQNPLPEELVPPGSRVDIVISSGPCPVAVPNILWQLRPDAEDMILNAGLIVGIVTEQCDDTIPAGRVMNQYPTAGIQVPPGTSVNVTVSSGPCLINVPNVVQYSRTLAENILTSAGLTVGDVSLQCSNTIRTGLIISQSPSAGTKVPPDSAVNLTISSGPCIEGSPEGTPDGEGVTEGEGIQEGEGIIEGTIEGEGISEGEGIIEGSPEGEGTSEGIQEGEGIIEGTSEGEGTVEGEGITEGSAEAEG; this is encoded by the coding sequence ATGAATAAGAGAAATAAAGTAAAATTTATAGTGCTAATACTTCTCTTTGCACTACTACCCTTAAAACTGGTAGCACAGCAGAAAGTATCCTATCGTCTCGATATATATTTAGTTGGTGGAGGGACTGTATCTCCCCCGCCAGGAACATATTATTATCCCAAAGATACGATTGTTTTCCTCAGTGCCACTCCTAATGCGGACTGGGCTTTTGACCATTGGGAAGGAAACATTTCTGGCACAGACCTCTATACTCAGGTAACAATGGATGGACCTAAAGCAGTAACAGCAGTATTTGTGGAGCCAGATTGTCTATTGACAATCACCCATAGCGGAGACGCAGTAGGAACCACATTTCCATCCGCAGGGGTGTATGGGTTTGTGAATGGTCGGACCGTTGGCATCAGTGTCGCTACCACGGATGGTGTCTACTTTGGTGGGTGGTCGGGTGATGCTTACGGAAGTAGTGAGTTTATACTGGTTACTATGAATTCTAATAAGTATATTGATGCACGATTTACCAGCACAGGTCATATTTTAAATATGTATGTAGTTGGCGAAGGTGGCACTGTACCCAGTCCACTGGGAAATCCTCACCGTTATTCGAGTGATGTACTTGTGGATGTAGAATCCCAGCAAACGAACCCATTATGGCGACTCGACCACTGGGAAGGCGATATTGATGAGAATGACCCACGTAGCAATCCAATCTACAACCTGCCAATGGATCGTGACCGAAATATCACCGCAGTATTCATTCTAAAACCATATTACAACTTGACAATAGAAATTATAGGTGAAGGGAATGTTTCTCTTCGGGTTGGTTATGACACCCCAATTATCCTCACACCAGGTGTGTATATTTACAATTATCTTGAATGGTCATACATCCGTCTGGAAGCGATAGAAACTACTACGGGATGGAAATTTCTTCGTTGGCAGGGTGATTATGGAGATACATCGCCGACATACCCCAGATGTAGTTTTTCTATGGACCAGGACAGATATGTCCGTTGCCTCTTTACGGATAAAACTCAAGTGCCAGATGTCGTCGGTAGTACCCAGTCAGAGGCTACCTCCGCTATCACGAACGCATGGCTAAATGTAGGCGATATTACTCAAGTTTGTAATGATGAATACCCATCGGGATATGTCTTTGACCAAAACCCCTCCGCAGGAACTACAGTAGAGATTAACACAACGGTATCACTTTGGATATCTACAGGTCCATGTCCAGTACCTGTCCCAGATGTTACAGGAAAAACTCAAACAGAGGCGGAATCTGAACTTAATGCAGTAGGACTAATGTTAGGAAATGTATCAGAACAGTGTAGCAATGAAGTGGAACAAGACATAATCATTAGCCAAAACCCACTCCCCGAAGAATTAGTCCCCCCAGGTAGTAGAGTGGATATTGTGATTTCCTCCGGTCCCTGTCCAGTAGCGGTACCAAATATACTATGGCAACTCCGTCCAGATGCAGAAGATATGATATTAAACGCTGGATTGATAGTGGGTATAGTAACTGAACAATGTGATGACACCATCCCAGCGGGAAGAGTAATGAATCAATACCCAACCGCAGGGATACAGGTTCCACCTGGCACCTCAGTTAACGTTACTGTTTCTTCTGGCCCATGTCTAATAAATGTGCCCAATGTCGTCCAATATTCACGGACATTAGCAGAGAATATACTTACCTCAGCAGGGCTAACTGTTGGCGATGTAAGTTTGCAATGTAGTAATACCATTCGAACTGGACTTATAATAAGCCAATCACCCTCAGCAGGGACAAAAGTGCCCCCAGACAGTGCGGTGAATCTCACAATCTCCTCCGGACCTTGTATAGAAGGCTCACCCGAAGGAACACCTGATGGTGAAGGAGTTACAGAAGGAGAAGGCATACAGGAAGGGGAAGGAATAATTGAAGGCACCATTGAAGGGGAAGGGATATCAGAAGGGGAAGGAATAATCGAGGGATCTCCCGAAGGTGAAGGGACAAGTGAAGGCATACAGGAAGGTGAAGGAATAATTGAAGGCACCTCAGAAGGAGAAGGCACGGTCGAAGGTGAGGGAATTACAGAAGGGTCGGCAGAAGCAGAAGGTG